A window of the Microscilla marina ATCC 23134 genome harbors these coding sequences:
- a CDS encoding MoaD/ThiS family protein, which produces MAKIKFTNLLRRFYPHLAEQIEVPGNTIAQVLEALNQQYPGIRDYLVDERGKLRQHVNIFIGEELIQDKDTLQDTVEEQDEVFILQAISGGCSLKVI; this is translated from the coding sequence ATGGCAAAAATAAAGTTTACCAACTTGCTCAGGAGGTTTTACCCTCACCTTGCGGAGCAGATAGAAGTACCAGGCAACACAATAGCACAGGTGCTAGAGGCACTCAATCAACAATACCCTGGCATTAGAGATTATCTGGTAGACGAAAGGGGCAAGTTAAGGCAACACGTCAATATTTTTATTGGCGAAGAACTCATCCAAGACAAAGACACACTGCAAGATACAGTAGAAGAACAAGACGAGGTTTTTATTTTACAGGCTATTTCAGGAGGATGCTCCCTCAAGGTGATATAA
- a CDS encoding tetratricopeptide repeat protein, with protein MKFIHLKTFVLIVCIQSMFASFAIAQSAALGQLAAKKNEFVKQQDYKTALVWGKKMLVLAAKEFGEASATYANYAHDMGQLYMANKAYDQAIQLFSQASNIYKEQLGESHLYYAVGLNSLANVYYEQKNYTKALPLYQKALSVYKAQLGKTHQYCDLTTNRIAAIYEQQQNYTALLPVLLDQLALYETQKGKTANEYAFQLSKIAEVYKIQKQYPKSAELYEKSAKIFSKNGVYDNQAAVLSNLSTVYLLMKKPQKSARVAQKSLRIFKDQLKDTQSANYAVTLSGLVQAYEQQNKHQALLPLYQELLPLFKQQKNFTNYVTYAYSFGNYYQEQRQVALARKWYQNAIRVAKAHQLKTPDLIKAMTNLAVIETTYASYAEAEQLLTEGISLHINKYGKKKRNYYTLLTSLGALYRLLAKYELAEKNFLEAQKVAAEVLGTQSTEYGNIYNSLGLLYKDVGNYTAAEQHLESAQKFYKNKPGEEYGIVLNNQGLLYTEQGLYEKAEQFFLKALKHQAKALGAQHYEYAAVLNNLGLLYFNMGIYSKAAPRFQQALKIKYKHYGKMHPYYANSLGNLGLVHFNTGNYGEAETAFDEALLIYEKTVGKAHNFYGAFLLNLATLHTTLGKYKRAVVTLQKAEKVILKSVGSEHTLYASFLSQMGTFYLATRNYEKAGDYFYSVMLMYEKKFGKTHPNYFTALLNLHFSYKMQGKRQLVEKRFRNIIPLAEKALKNDLTIFAHILRNRAFDYQTLGKYKKAEALLKKSMRVIEQSLGQNNQTYVHAQGQNAVFYAEIGESARAEKQFIRFANLFLDYMAHNYPAMSEKDKLAFQYSSVAHVEAFKDFAVKQGKQFPVLLNKLFEFHLKTKLLALNFSKKMRTTILQRKNAEDLKLYDQWIAQKEYLAKLYQLPKLELKKRGIDLMALEETNNRIEKQLAKKYQLFARQAFIPKHGWQKIQKALQPNEVVIEMVRTSDWTQRASISYGIWVIKGGKAAPPKFLRLKNGHQLERRYLRYYRGRIKYKGADRYSYGKFWQPIQQVIDSLPQGNKVEKIYFSSTGFYNQVNLNTLQNPANKQYLIDRYKIELINTSKDVLSLRKQEVLGANTLAILVGRPVYKLPIDSRRKADTTQVDKRGLDSDRSQRQLASVVFKDLPGTEKEVNQIAAIMQQNQWQTQKLMGKEALEKHIKEVENPTILHIATHGFFIARRAHKKNTFSLIDNDVDYHAPMLRSGIVLTGVSNKKSLLDGQEDGILTAYEVANMRLEKTKLVVLSACETGLGDVRIGEGVYGLQRALKTAGAQNIIMSLWKVDDTATQKLMIYFYRNLTKFKNLKKAFRAAQREIKQAFPHPYYWGAFVLLGE; from the coding sequence ATGAAGTTTATTCATTTGAAAACTTTTGTTTTAATCGTATGTATACAAAGCATGTTTGCTTCATTTGCCATAGCTCAATCGGCGGCATTGGGACAGCTTGCTGCAAAAAAAAATGAGTTTGTAAAACAACAAGACTATAAAACCGCTTTGGTGTGGGGTAAAAAAATGTTGGTGCTGGCTGCTAAAGAATTTGGGGAAGCATCGGCAACCTATGCCAATTATGCCCATGATATGGGTCAATTATATATGGCAAACAAAGCGTATGACCAAGCCATTCAGCTATTTTCTCAAGCCAGTAATATTTATAAAGAGCAATTGGGCGAAAGTCACCTCTATTATGCTGTGGGGCTCAACTCGCTGGCAAATGTATATTACGAACAAAAAAACTACACCAAAGCCTTACCCCTTTACCAAAAGGCGTTGAGCGTGTACAAAGCGCAACTAGGCAAAACCCATCAATACTGTGACCTGACTACCAATCGTATAGCAGCCATTTACGAACAACAGCAAAATTATACCGCTTTACTCCCTGTTTTACTTGATCAATTGGCTTTGTACGAAACCCAGAAAGGCAAAACAGCCAATGAGTACGCTTTTCAATTGAGTAAAATAGCCGAGGTATACAAGATACAAAAGCAGTATCCTAAGTCGGCAGAGTTGTACGAGAAGTCGGCAAAGATATTTAGTAAAAATGGTGTTTATGATAATCAGGCAGCAGTGTTGAGTAATTTGTCTACGGTATACCTGTTGATGAAAAAGCCGCAGAAATCAGCCAGGGTTGCCCAAAAATCATTGCGTATATTTAAAGATCAACTCAAAGATACTCAATCAGCCAATTATGCTGTTACTTTATCGGGTTTGGTACAAGCTTATGAGCAACAAAATAAGCATCAAGCCCTTTTACCTTTATACCAGGAGCTATTGCCTTTGTTTAAGCAACAGAAAAACTTTACCAATTATGTGACCTATGCCTATTCTTTTGGGAATTATTATCAAGAGCAACGCCAGGTAGCCCTCGCCCGAAAGTGGTACCAAAATGCCATAAGGGTTGCCAAAGCTCATCAACTAAAAACTCCCGATTTGATAAAGGCTATGACCAATCTTGCCGTGATAGAAACAACCTATGCCTCGTATGCAGAAGCAGAACAATTACTGACAGAAGGGATAAGTTTACACATAAACAAGTATGGCAAGAAAAAACGAAACTATTATACACTACTCACCAGCCTGGGAGCCCTTTATCGATTATTGGCAAAATATGAATTGGCAGAAAAAAACTTTTTAGAAGCTCAAAAGGTGGCTGCTGAGGTGTTGGGTACCCAAAGCACAGAGTATGGTAATATATACAATAGCCTGGGCTTGTTGTACAAAGACGTGGGAAATTATACAGCTGCCGAACAGCACCTGGAGTCTGCTCAAAAGTTTTATAAAAACAAACCAGGAGAAGAGTATGGCATAGTGCTCAACAACCAGGGACTATTGTACACCGAGCAGGGACTCTATGAAAAGGCAGAACAGTTTTTTTTGAAAGCACTTAAACACCAGGCAAAAGCATTGGGGGCGCAGCATTATGAGTACGCCGCTGTGCTCAACAATCTGGGGTTGCTGTATTTTAATATGGGTATTTACTCTAAGGCAGCACCTCGTTTTCAACAGGCTTTAAAGATCAAGTACAAGCACTATGGCAAAATGCACCCTTATTACGCCAATTCTTTGGGCAACCTGGGGCTGGTACACTTCAACACGGGTAATTATGGGGAGGCAGAAACTGCTTTTGACGAAGCCTTGCTTATTTATGAAAAAACTGTGGGTAAAGCCCATAATTTTTATGGTGCCTTTTTGTTAAACCTGGCAACATTGCATACCACCTTGGGCAAGTACAAAAGAGCAGTAGTAACCTTGCAAAAAGCTGAAAAAGTTATCTTGAAATCGGTAGGCAGCGAGCACACATTGTACGCCTCCTTTTTATCGCAAATGGGCACTTTTTACCTGGCTACAAGAAATTATGAAAAGGCTGGAGATTATTTTTATTCGGTCATGTTAATGTATGAAAAAAAGTTTGGTAAAACCCACCCCAACTATTTTACTGCCTTGCTCAATTTACATTTTTCGTACAAAATGCAAGGCAAACGACAGTTGGTAGAAAAGCGTTTTCGCAATATTATACCATTGGCTGAAAAGGCGCTAAAAAATGACCTTACCATATTTGCCCATATTTTACGCAACCGGGCTTTTGATTATCAAACCCTGGGAAAATACAAAAAAGCTGAAGCATTGCTGAAAAAGAGCATGCGCGTGATTGAGCAATCGCTAGGGCAAAATAACCAAACGTATGTACATGCTCAGGGGCAAAACGCAGTGTTTTATGCTGAAATAGGGGAGTCGGCTCGTGCCGAAAAACAATTTATAAGGTTTGCCAACTTATTTTTAGATTATATGGCGCACAATTACCCGGCAATGAGCGAAAAAGACAAACTTGCTTTTCAATATTCTTCGGTAGCGCATGTAGAAGCTTTCAAAGACTTTGCGGTAAAGCAAGGAAAGCAGTTTCCTGTGTTGTTAAACAAATTGTTTGAGTTTCACCTGAAAACCAAATTGCTTGCGCTGAATTTTTCGAAAAAAATGCGTACCACTATTTTGCAACGTAAAAATGCTGAAGACCTTAAGTTATACGATCAGTGGATTGCACAAAAAGAATACCTGGCGAAGTTGTATCAATTGCCCAAGCTGGAGCTCAAAAAACGAGGGATAGACTTGATGGCACTGGAAGAGACCAATAATCGCATAGAAAAACAATTGGCAAAAAAATACCAACTGTTTGCTCGTCAGGCGTTTATACCCAAGCATGGTTGGCAAAAGATACAAAAAGCCTTGCAGCCCAACGAAGTAGTCATAGAAATGGTCAGAACATCAGACTGGACGCAACGTGCAAGTATATCGTATGGGATATGGGTGATCAAGGGAGGCAAGGCAGCCCCTCCCAAATTTTTACGCCTAAAAAATGGCCATCAACTAGAGCGTCGTTACCTTAGGTATTACCGGGGTAGAATTAAATACAAGGGAGCAGACAGGTATAGTTATGGCAAGTTTTGGCAACCCATTCAACAAGTGATAGACAGTTTGCCACAAGGCAATAAAGTAGAGAAAATATATTTTTCTTCTACCGGATTTTATAACCAGGTAAACCTGAATACGCTGCAAAACCCGGCAAATAAACAATACCTGATCGATCGCTATAAAATTGAGCTCATAAACACCAGCAAAGATGTACTGAGCCTAAGAAAACAAGAAGTGTTGGGAGCCAACACCCTGGCAATATTGGTAGGTAGACCTGTATACAAACTACCCATAGACAGTCGTCGTAAGGCTGACACTACCCAGGTAGACAAACGTGGCTTGGACTCTGACCGTAGCCAGCGCCAGTTAGCCAGTGTGGTGTTTAAAGATTTGCCTGGCACCGAAAAAGAAGTAAACCAAATAGCAGCCATTATGCAACAAAACCAATGGCAAACCCAAAAACTAATGGGGAAAGAAGCATTAGAAAAACACATAAAAGAAGTAGAAAATCCTACCATATTGCATATAGCCACGCACGGTTTTTTTATTGCCAGACGCGCCCACAAAAAGAACACCTTCTCGCTGATTGACAATGATGTAGACTATCATGCCCCCATGCTGCGTTCAGGGATTGTGTTGACTGGAGTGTCAAACAAAAAATCGTTATTAGATGGGCAAGAAGATGGCATACTCACTGCTTATGAGGTGGCAAATATGCGTCTTGAGAAAACAAAACTCGTGGTGTTATCTGCTTGCGAAACCGGGTTGGGAGATGTGAGAATAGGTGAGGGGGTGTATGGGTTGCAGCGTGCATTAAAAACCGCGGGTGCCCAAAATATTATTATGAGTTTATGGAAAGTAGACGATACGGCTACTCAAAAACTTATGATATACTTTTATCGTAACCTGACAAAGTTCAAAAACCTGAAAAAAGCTTTTAGGGCAGCCCAACGAGAAATAAAACAAGCGTTTCCACACCCTTATTATTGGGGGGCTTTTGTGTTGTTGGGAGAGTAA
- a CDS encoding T9SS type A sorting domain-containing protein, with product MKKNLIYITALYLLAIFNANAANILVKNTVDSATPINGDHTLRSALAAAVTGDIITFDPSTNGTPFVLTLGSISIQKEISLKGNGIQNTILDGNQTDRIFIIGGSSNEYFVSFEGIMFQNGYTNNGGFQAGGAMFVRGSLYLKDCKFYKNKALNGGGGAFSMANLSGHQPNTFINVQFVENEAGGSAVMIGNMGGAPTNFDRCSFIGNTSQYNGGAFTVGYHNTTHFMNCKFKNNSGDRGGALSLAGNVKIFNSIFTGNTSTNSGNGGAIANANTGWLNLYIANSTIAGNTATGGGGGISFTNNGGALALHLYNNIIAKNQAILGATHALYKDDVFISVGTYTMYGGNFIGDASGGTYGLTSTHANDLLGSDTSPIDPLFVDLANDDAHLQPCSPAINLATSIQTEAFFNYDINQDGSVGGNISVDYDENPRTVNTNTDAGAYEYQGTVYTTPVPSFHYTGNAFCQNSGTALPSAFNPGGTYTVTGANASSLVVDANTGSIDLNASLPGNYTVQYSVPDCNGGTNSHSETITINPSPVNTINATVCAGESYTLGCDTYTQSGTYTHTTTTPQGCPSTTILNLTVAPSIQIYISQQINLNGGVARLTAWLPTPPLGTYTYSWAIGGQKVSITNFVTNPCSDKVYTLTVTDTATGCYKTTTYSFTNRWNMCRETIDPHLGGLSVKGRTTQTTQTTTNTAIYPNPSNGNFTLQSSHSPIVRYEIYNSNGKMVQNKKVRVGKQQKVNMENAPAGLYMVRVYTKDNQVLLKRIVIK from the coding sequence ATGAAAAAGAACTTAATTTACATCACGGCATTGTATCTGTTGGCAATTTTTAATGCGAATGCAGCCAATATTTTGGTAAAAAACACAGTAGATTCAGCTACCCCAATCAATGGTGATCATACTTTACGCTCAGCACTGGCTGCCGCAGTTACTGGCGATATTATTACGTTTGACCCCAGCACCAATGGTACTCCTTTTGTCTTGACACTTGGCTCCATCTCTATTCAAAAAGAGATTAGCCTCAAAGGAAATGGCATTCAAAACACTATACTGGACGGCAACCAAACTGATCGTATTTTTATCATAGGGGGCTCCTCCAATGAATACTTTGTAAGCTTTGAAGGCATCATGTTCCAAAATGGATATACAAACAATGGAGGGTTTCAGGCAGGCGGTGCTATGTTTGTAAGGGGCTCCCTTTACCTCAAAGATTGTAAATTTTACAAAAACAAAGCGCTCAACGGAGGTGGTGGTGCTTTTTCCATGGCAAATTTATCAGGACACCAGCCCAATACTTTTATCAATGTACAATTTGTAGAAAACGAAGCAGGAGGAAGTGCTGTCATGATAGGCAATATGGGTGGTGCTCCTACCAACTTTGACCGTTGTTCGTTTATTGGCAACACCAGCCAATATAACGGTGGAGCGTTTACCGTAGGATACCATAATACTACCCATTTTATGAACTGTAAGTTCAAAAATAATTCAGGTGACAGAGGTGGAGCCTTGTCTTTGGCGGGTAATGTAAAGATTTTTAACAGTATTTTCACTGGCAACACCAGCACTAACAGTGGCAATGGAGGAGCTATTGCCAATGCCAATACAGGTTGGCTGAATTTATACATCGCTAACTCTACCATTGCGGGCAATACTGCCACAGGTGGTGGTGGTGGGATCAGTTTTACCAACAACGGAGGGGCTTTGGCATTGCATTTATATAATAACATCATTGCCAAAAACCAGGCAATACTGGGGGCAACCCATGCGCTTTACAAAGATGATGTGTTTATAAGTGTTGGTACATATACTATGTACGGAGGCAATTTTATAGGCGATGCTTCTGGAGGAACCTATGGACTAACCTCTACTCATGCCAACGACTTGCTGGGCAGCGATACTAGCCCTATCGATCCATTGTTTGTTGATTTGGCAAATGATGATGCCCACCTGCAGCCCTGCTCTCCTGCTATTAACCTTGCGACCAGTATTCAAACTGAGGCATTTTTTAATTACGATATAAATCAGGATGGTAGTGTTGGCGGAAACATCAGCGTAGATTATGATGAAAACCCTCGCACAGTAAACACGAACACAGATGCAGGTGCTTACGAATATCAGGGAACGGTATATACTACTCCTGTACCTTCTTTTCATTATACCGGCAATGCCTTTTGCCAAAACAGTGGTACTGCATTGCCCTCAGCTTTTAACCCGGGTGGTACTTATACAGTCACTGGTGCCAATGCAAGTAGTTTGGTAGTTGATGCTAATACTGGAAGCATTGACCTTAATGCCAGTTTACCGGGCAATTACACCGTTCAATATAGTGTGCCCGACTGCAACGGAGGCACTAATAGTCACAGCGAAACTATAACAATTAACCCTTCGCCAGTCAATACAATTAATGCGACAGTATGTGCAGGCGAGTCTTACACGCTAGGCTGCGACACTTATACGCAAAGTGGCACTTACACACATACTACTACTACCCCCCAGGGTTGCCCAAGCACTACTATACTAAATCTGACTGTGGCTCCATCTATCCAAATTTATATTTCTCAACAAATTAACCTAAACGGAGGTGTTGCAAGACTTACTGCCTGGTTGCCAACCCCTCCGCTGGGTACTTACACGTATTCTTGGGCGATAGGTGGGCAAAAAGTAAGCATTACCAATTTTGTAACCAACCCTTGCTCTGACAAGGTGTATACCCTCACTGTAACCGATACGGCTACGGGTTGTTATAAAACGACTACTTATTCATTTACTAATCGATGGAACATGTGCAGAGAGACTATAGACCCCCATTTGGGTGGGTTGTCTGTCAAAGGTAGAACCACCCAAACCACTCAAACTACTACAAATACTGCCATATACCCCAACCCCAGTAACGGAAACTTTACTTTGCAAAGTAGCCATAGCCCTATAGTGCGTTATGAGATATATAACAGCAATGGAAAAATGGTTCAGAATAAAAAAGTAAGGGTAGGAAAACAACAAAAAGTAAATATGGAAAATGCACCTGCCGGGCTGTATATGGTAAGGGTATACACTAAAGACAATCAAGTATTGTTGAAACGGATAGTAATCAAATAA
- a CDS encoding leucine-rich repeat domain-containing protein, with protein MKKNILYIFVFCFLQTGLALAQVPTPKHGLIHTSVQQAIQGQGTLLNLRNQALQEAPQGLDKLPQLKFLNLMKNKLTQWHPSIFTLSELEVLNIRQNKLTDIPEGIGKLTQLKRLNLAKNKIKALPTSIGQLKKLRLLHMMINHLEQLPESMGTMQNLQVLELDYNQLKSLPAALGKLQKLRLISVGYNHISALPAQLYQLTQLHKLNLEHNQIKELKKDIGQMKNLNALILSNNHLTQLPESITQLSKMELLVLSNNKIATMPAHLKKMKGLRTLILVGNPLSKDEKDRILNALPQCDVRF; from the coding sequence ATGAAAAAAAACATTCTTTATATATTCGTTTTTTGCTTTTTGCAAACGGGACTGGCTTTGGCACAAGTGCCTACTCCTAAACACGGGCTGATACACACCTCGGTACAACAAGCCATTCAGGGTCAGGGTACATTGCTCAACTTGCGTAACCAAGCACTACAGGAAGCACCACAAGGACTGGACAAACTGCCTCAGCTTAAGTTTTTAAATTTGATGAAAAATAAGCTCACCCAGTGGCACCCTTCTATATTTACCCTGTCCGAACTAGAGGTGCTCAATATTCGCCAAAATAAATTGACTGATATACCTGAAGGCATTGGAAAGCTGACTCAATTGAAACGCTTGAACCTGGCCAAGAATAAAATCAAGGCTTTGCCTACAAGCATTGGTCAGCTTAAGAAGTTGCGCTTATTACACATGATGATCAACCATTTAGAGCAACTGCCCGAAAGCATGGGCACTATGCAAAACCTACAGGTACTAGAGCTAGACTATAACCAACTTAAGAGCTTGCCAGCGGCTTTGGGAAAGCTACAAAAACTCCGATTGATCAGTGTGGGCTACAATCACATTAGTGCTTTGCCTGCTCAGTTGTATCAACTGACCCAACTGCACAAACTTAACCTAGAGCACAACCAAATCAAGGAGTTGAAGAAGGATATAGGGCAAATGAAAAATTTAAACGCCCTGATATTATCCAACAACCACCTTACACAATTGCCCGAAAGCATTACTCAGCTAAGTAAAATGGAGTTATTAGTATTAAGCAATAACAAAATTGCCACTATGCCCGCTCACCTAAAAAAAATGAAGGGACTCAGAACCTTGATTTTGGTAGGCAACCCACTCTCAAAAGACGAAAAAGACCGTATACTCAATGCATTGCCTCAATGTGATGTACGGTTTTAA
- a CDS encoding alkaline phosphatase PhoX: MKHHYLTTKWYTFFCICLMIGISNISIAQTRISVRVSSSNDDAEERGSNAGSSPGRMYLNSSDLELVRDGSTRGNQWVGMLFRNLNIPRRAVITSAYVQFTADETNSGTTNLVIRGEDTNSAGTFSSSNNNISSRNFTSSRVNWNNVPAWNSVGEAGSRQRTPDLRRIVQEIVNRNGWVSGNNIAIIINGSGERTAESYNGSSSRAPLLVVNYTNGGGSGCNYCTSTSNRSTYEHIAKVEVGGFSNSSGANNYTNFTNRTINLSAGQRYNIRLTPGFSGSSYQEYFKVWIDYNGDCDFNDAGELVYDAGSTASSTVSGSIRIPANITRRTRMRVSMKYNGAATACENFQDGEVEDYTVNIGSGGGTPPVAAFVANRTNIRVGQSVNFSNRSTNNPSSYSWVFSGGSPSASTATNPVVTYNRAGRFTVRLTARNAYGSDVETKTSYITVSPSNGGCNKISCFTSISPTSQTSRLIIPSSHRFQMLMKQGDSYTTGGGNVPGNHDFTGYVPINNSSTNGYLSVNHENTPGGVSMMRLSYSNTSKLWNVNSNQAVDFYNNNLVTTTRNCSGGITPWGTVITCEETYNSGDNNNDGYEDVGWCVEIDPVTKRVKSYGNGKQEKLWALGRMRHENVVVASDRRTVYYGEDGGTSCVYKFVANSAQNLSRGRLYVLKLDGRLSGGNPTRSTGRWVQVPNNTKSDRNNTSSIASSLGGNNFSGVEDVEIHPINGKVYYTSKGNGRVYRFNDNGSTISGFEVFVGGRSYPIATNSGTVNESWGGGNDNLAFDNDGNLWVLQDGGRDYIWMVENGHTQSNPKVKLFGSSPNGSEPTGITFSPDGRFMFLSIQHPSFWNSSQTDAAGNSVRFNKSSTVVIALNKNLGTLNNRTTQTTIAQEATGAQAMKVFPNPPAQGKVNVAFATEYEGKVVIDLLTTQGQKITTLFNKHLQAGKHQLAFDLNRHVSQHQNLLIVVTANGKRQTSVINYQK; the protein is encoded by the coding sequence ATGAAACATCACTACTTAACCACCAAGTGGTATACATTTTTTTGTATATGCCTGATGATTGGGATAAGCAACATCTCGATTGCTCAGACACGAATTTCGGTAAGGGTGTCATCGTCAAACGATGACGCTGAAGAGCGAGGCAGCAATGCCGGAAGCAGCCCAGGACGTATGTACCTCAATAGCTCTGACCTTGAGCTGGTACGCGACGGAAGCACCAGAGGCAACCAGTGGGTAGGCATGCTATTTCGTAACCTAAACATTCCACGAAGAGCCGTTATCACATCGGCTTATGTGCAGTTTACCGCTGACGAAACCAATAGTGGAACGACTAACCTTGTGATTAGAGGAGAAGACACTAATAGTGCAGGTACTTTTTCGTCGAGCAACAATAATATTTCTTCACGTAACTTTACTTCTTCGAGGGTAAACTGGAACAATGTACCTGCCTGGAACAGTGTAGGAGAAGCTGGCTCCAGACAACGTACTCCTGACCTTAGGCGCATTGTACAAGAAATTGTAAACCGCAATGGCTGGGTATCGGGCAACAATATCGCTATTATCATTAATGGTAGTGGAGAACGCACCGCTGAGTCTTACAACGGTAGCAGTAGCAGGGCTCCTTTGTTGGTGGTAAACTATACCAATGGTGGTGGCAGTGGTTGCAACTATTGTACGTCTACCAGTAATCGTTCTACTTATGAGCACATTGCCAAAGTAGAAGTGGGAGGATTTTCTAACTCATCAGGAGCGAACAATTACACAAACTTTACCAATCGAACCATTAATTTAAGCGCTGGACAACGCTACAACATCCGTCTTACTCCAGGGTTCTCTGGCTCTAGTTACCAAGAATACTTCAAAGTATGGATAGATTACAACGGAGATTGTGACTTTAATGATGCAGGTGAGTTGGTGTACGACGCAGGATCTACGGCTAGTTCTACAGTAAGTGGCTCTATCAGAATACCTGCCAACATAACACGCCGTACCCGTATGCGTGTGTCTATGAAGTATAATGGGGCTGCTACTGCTTGTGAAAACTTTCAAGATGGGGAAGTAGAAGATTATACCGTAAATATTGGTTCTGGTGGTGGAACGCCTCCGGTTGCCGCATTTGTAGCAAACCGTACCAATATTAGAGTAGGTCAAAGTGTAAACTTTAGTAATCGGTCAACAAACAATCCTAGCAGCTACAGTTGGGTATTTAGTGGTGGTTCACCCTCTGCCAGCACTGCTACCAACCCTGTGGTTACTTACAATCGCGCTGGAAGGTTTACCGTAAGGCTGACGGCACGCAATGCTTATGGCAGTGATGTTGAAACTAAGACCTCTTACATTACAGTGAGCCCATCTAATGGAGGATGTAACAAGATTAGTTGTTTTACCTCTATCAGTCCTACCAGTCAAACCTCCCGTCTTATCATTCCTTCTTCACATCGTTTTCAAATGTTAATGAAGCAGGGTGATAGCTACACTACTGGCGGGGGCAATGTACCAGGCAACCACGACTTTACTGGGTATGTGCCCATTAACAACAGTAGCACCAATGGTTACCTTTCTGTAAACCATGAGAACACCCCTGGTGGTGTATCTATGATGCGCCTAAGCTATAGCAACACGTCTAAGCTATGGAATGTAAACAGCAACCAGGCAGTTGATTTTTATAACAATAACCTCGTAACTACTACCCGCAACTGCTCAGGTGGCATTACACCTTGGGGTACCGTAATCACTTGTGAAGAAACTTACAATAGTGGTGACAACAACAACGATGGTTATGAAGATGTAGGCTGGTGTGTAGAGATTGACCCAGTTACCAAACGCGTAAAATCTTATGGCAATGGTAAACAGGAAAAACTATGGGCATTAGGACGTATGCGTCACGAAAATGTAGTGGTGGCAAGTGACCGCAGAACGGTATATTATGGCGAAGACGGAGGCACCAGTTGTGTGTATAAGTTTGTAGCAAACAGCGCCCAAAACCTGTCTAGAGGAAGGCTGTATGTATTGAAACTAGATGGCAGGCTAAGTGGCGGAAACCCTACCAGATCTACCGGGCGCTGGGTACAAGTGCCTAACAATACCAAAAGTGACCGTAATAATACTTCTTCTATTGCTTCTTCGCTGGGTGGTAATAATTTTAGTGGAGTAGAGGATGTAGAAATTCACCCAATTAACGGGAAGGTTTATTACACTTCTAAAGGAAATGGCAGAGTGTATAGATTCAACGATAACGGTTCTACAATATCAGGATTTGAAGTGTTTGTAGGCGGACGTAGCTACCCTATTGCTACTAACAGTGGTACAGTAAATGAGTCTTGGGGCGGCGGCAACGATAACCTGGCTTTTGACAATGACGGTAACTTGTGGGTGTTGCAAGATGGCGGCAGAGACTATATCTGGATGGTAGAAAACGGACATACACAAAGCAATCCCAAGGTAAAATTGTTTGGATCTTCGCCCAATGGTTCGGAGCCTACCGGAATCACCTTTTCGCCTGATGGACGCTTTATGTTTTTGTCTATTCAACACCCAAGCTTTTGGAATAGTAGCCAAACAGATGCTGCCGGAAACAGTGTACGCTTTAACAAATCGTCTACCGTAGTCATTGCGCTTAACAAAAACTTGGGTACTTTGAACAACCGTACTACACAAACAACCATTGCTCAGGAAGCTACCGGAGCACAAGCCATGAAGGTTTTTCCAAATCCTCCGGCTCAGGGCAAAGTCAATGTGGCTTTTGCTACCGAATACGAGGGCAAAGTAGTGATTGATTTGCTTACTACTCAGGGGCAAAAAATAACGACCTTGTTCAACAAACACCTGCAGGCAGGCAAACATCAATTGGCTTTTGACCTAAACCGACACGTTTCGCAACATCAAAACTTATTGATTGTGGTAACTGCCAATGGAAAACGACAGACAAGCGTTATCAACTATCAAAAATAA